TGCCAGTTTTTGCACGTCTGCCGATCGCATACTCCGCACTTAGACCAACGTATGAAAAAAGAGCTATAAAAAAAACATAGATGAGTAAAAACGCTGCACCGCCATTTGTGCCAAGTTTATAAGGAAAGCCCCAGACATTTGCCATGCCAACTGCTGATCCAACACAGGCCAATATAAATGCCCAGCGCGATGAAAAATTCTTTTTGCTCATTGTAAAATCCATAAATTTAGTGATGAAAATAATGTTATCAAAATATGATTTAAGAACTTTTTATAAATCTTAAATTTAAGAAATGTTGTTACTTTTGGGCGCGGATAATTTGACCGCTAAATATAAATTCGCTATAATCAGGCAAAAATTTTTAACTCTTAAGGATCATAATTGAACCCCAGTAGCGATAATTCGCTTTTAATGGTAATACTTGCCATTGTATTCATTTTACTAAATGCCTTTTTTGTTTTATCAGAATTTTCTCTTGTTAAAGTTCGTAAGTCTAGACTTGAAGAGCTTATCAAAGAGAAAAAGCCAAACGCTCAGCTTGCTTTTGAGATGTCAAACAAGCTTGATACCTATCTTAGTGCTACTCAGCTTGGCATCACACTAAGCTCACTTGCTCTTGGTTGGATCGGTGAGCCAGCAGTTGCAAGACTTATAGAAGCACCACTTAAAAATTTCTTCAACTTTAGCGATATCTTAGTTCATACGGTTGGTTTTGCGATCGCATTTACGCTTATTACACTACTTCACGTTGTAATGGGCGAGCTTGTGCCAAAGTCAGTTGCTATCGCGAAGGCTGAGACTTCAGTGTTAAAAATCGCTCGTCCACTTCACTTTTTCTGGGTGCTATTTTCTCCTGTAATTAAGCTTTTTGATATTTTAGCGACCATTGGACTTAAAATTTTAGGTATCCAGCCAGCTAAAGAGAATGAGCTAGCGCATTCTGAAGAAGAGATAAAAATCATCGTTGGCGAGAGTTTAAAGGGTGGCGTGCTTGATAGTTTTGAGACTGAGATCATTAAAAATGCAGTTGATTTTAGTGACACAGTCGCAAAAGAGATCATGACGCCAAGGCGCGATATGATCTGCATAAATAAACAAAAGAGTTTTGAGGAGAATTTACAAGTTGTATTTGAGTCAAAATACACTCGCTTTCCTTATATAGACGGCTCAAAAGATATTATTTTGGGCATGATACACATTAGAGATATTTTGCAACTTCACTTTAGCAAAGATAAAGAGAAGAGTTTTGACTCAATTGTTCGTAAATTTGTCATCGTGCCTGAGAGCCTTTCTATTTCAAAAGTGCTTGTAATGATGAATAAAGAGCAAATTTCAGCAGCACTCGTAGTCGATGAGTATGGCGGCACAGCCGGACTTCTTACGATGGAAGATATAATGGAAGAGGTGCTTGGTGATTTTAATGACGAGCACGATGAGGTCGATCAACACTACAAAAAGATAAATGACAATATTTACGAATTTCAAGGCAGATATGATCTAGAGAGCGTTGAAGAGGTTCTTGGCATAAGCTTTGATGAAGAGACAGATCAAGTAACGATCGGTGGATATGTCTTCAACTTAATCGGTCGTTTGCCAGTTGTGGGTGATAAGATCGAGGATGAAAACTGCTACTACGAAGTAAGAAAGATGGATGGAGCCAGTATCTCACGAGTCAAAGTTAGAAAAAAGATAAAAAATGAAGAGGAG
This genomic stretch from Campylobacter concisus ATCC 51562 harbors:
- a CDS encoding hemolysin family protein — protein: MVILAIVFILLNAFFVLSEFSLVKVRKSRLEELIKEKKPNAQLAFEMSNKLDTYLSATQLGITLSSLALGWIGEPAVARLIEAPLKNFFNFSDILVHTVGFAIAFTLITLLHVVMGELVPKSVAIAKAETSVLKIARPLHFFWVLFSPVIKLFDILATIGLKILGIQPAKENELAHSEEEIKIIVGESLKGGVLDSFETEIIKNAVDFSDTVAKEIMTPRRDMICINKQKSFEENLQVVFESKYTRFPYIDGSKDIILGMIHIRDILQLHFSKDKEKSFDSIVRKFVIVPESLSISKVLVMMNKEQISAALVVDEYGGTAGLLTMEDIMEEVLGDFNDEHDEVDQHYKKINDNIYEFQGRYDLESVEEVLGISFDEETDQVTIGGYVFNLIGRLPVVGDKIEDENCYYEVRKMDGASISRVKVRKKIKNEEESIQS